A region from the Saccharomonospora azurea NA-128 genome encodes:
- a CDS encoding MarR family winged helix-turn-helix transcriptional regulator encodes MSETADERSLASRLRLAVVRLNRRLRAQRASTDLSLTQISALSTLHKCGPMTPGQLATREGVQPPSMTRVIAALEEMSFVVRSPHPTDGRQAIVTLTEEGHDYVLATISRREAWLDQRLAELSDEERHVLSEAAEIIDRMARHG; translated from the coding sequence GTGTCGGAAACTGCTGACGAACGATCGCTTGCGAGCCGCCTGAGGCTGGCCGTCGTTCGGCTGAACCGCAGGCTGCGGGCACAGCGAGCCAGTACCGACCTGTCGCTCACGCAGATCTCGGCTTTGTCGACCCTGCACAAATGCGGGCCGATGACGCCGGGACAGCTGGCCACCCGGGAAGGGGTGCAGCCGCCGTCGATGACGCGGGTCATCGCCGCACTGGAGGAGATGTCCTTCGTGGTGCGCAGCCCGCATCCCACCGACGGCAGGCAGGCGATCGTCACGCTCACCGAGGAGGGGCACGACTACGTGCTCGCGACGATCTCCCGCCGGGAGGCCTGGCTGGACCAGCGGTTGGCCGAGTTGAGCGACGAGGAGCGCCATGTGCTCTCCGAGGCAGCGGAAATCATCGATCGCATGGCAAGACACGGCTAG